The Pirellulimonas nuda genome includes a region encoding these proteins:
- a CDS encoding DUF1559 family PulG-like putative transporter gives MPNACCKQGTDAPLRGRAGFTLVELLTTVAIIGVLLGLLLPAVQGARESARRSQCQNQLRQLALATLNYESAVRSFPPGVRQEFFSAAPAYRGSSLFVHLLPYLEQSGVRQAWDFADPQNNAFGGDSALTATVLPVLVCPSEQIETNPISQQGWRYALASYGGNGGTRTYFPTSAACDGMFHLTGPASEPLPNQKPVRHREVVDGASRTLLLGERSRIDANFEAFAAAGWEQSLTTWGWWAPSGGRKAIGHVTLSAQGPINYQVPFSPGGSGSAASQADLGSRFASVRDQRLSAYGSGHPGGANFALADGSVQHLHQSAALGVLRALATRDADESPAGE, from the coding sequence ATGCCCAACGCGTGCTGTAAGCAGGGGACAGACGCCCCGCTCCGCGGCCGGGCCGGTTTTACGCTGGTCGAGCTGCTGACGACGGTCGCCATCATCGGCGTGCTGCTGGGGCTGCTGCTGCCGGCGGTGCAGGGCGCCCGAGAGTCTGCTCGGCGCTCGCAGTGCCAGAACCAACTGCGGCAGCTCGCGCTGGCGACGCTGAATTACGAGTCTGCTGTGCGTAGTTTTCCGCCGGGGGTGCGGCAGGAGTTTTTCTCCGCGGCGCCGGCGTACCGGGGGTCGTCGCTGTTCGTGCACCTGCTGCCCTACCTCGAGCAGTCGGGGGTGCGGCAGGCATGGGACTTCGCCGACCCGCAGAACAACGCGTTCGGGGGCGATTCGGCGCTCACCGCCACGGTGCTGCCGGTGCTGGTCTGTCCGTCGGAGCAGATCGAGACGAACCCTATCTCGCAGCAAGGGTGGCGTTACGCGCTGGCCAGCTACGGCGGCAACGGCGGCACGCGTACCTACTTCCCGACGAGCGCGGCGTGCGACGGCATGTTCCACCTCACCGGGCCGGCCTCCGAGCCGCTGCCCAACCAGAAGCCGGTGCGGCATCGCGAGGTGGTCGACGGGGCGAGCCGCACGCTGCTGCTGGGCGAACGCAGCCGCATTGACGCGAACTTCGAGGCGTTTGCCGCGGCGGGCTGGGAGCAGAGCCTGACGACCTGGGGGTGGTGGGCGCCCTCCGGCGGACGCAAGGCCATCGGCCACGTGACGCTCAGCGCGCAGGGGCCCATCAACTACCAGGTGCCGTTCTCGCCGGGGGGGTCGGGCTCGGCCGCTTCGCAGGCCGACCTGGGAAGCAGGTTTGCGTCCGTCCGCGACCAGCGTCTCAGCGCGTACGGCAGCGGCCACCCCGGGGGGGCGAACTTCGCCCTGGCAGACGGGTCGGTGCAGCACCTGCACCAGTCGGCCGCGCTGGGCGTGCTGCGAGCGCTGGCCACCCGCGACGCAGACGAGTCGCCCGCCGGCGAGTGA
- a CDS encoding Lhr family helicase: MKHAPTAADAPGPSGMQSLHACTRGWFEDSFSGPTGIQRAAWPVLSAGRSGLLLAPTGSGKTLAAFLAAIDRLMFPPAGGAGPDTPPAKGVRVLYISPLKALAVDIDRNLRAPLAGIHAAADRSATPHRLPRVAVRSGDTSAAERREIQRDPPDILITTPESLYLMLTSKSREALATVDSVIIDEIHAVAATKRGVHLFLSLERLERLRRGARPDAAPLQRIGLSATQRPLEEIARLLGGADATADPDLPPRPRPVEIIDASEPKRLELTVEVPVDDMANLSRPQDVTPGPTSGPSAPPSIWPAIHPRLVELIRGHRSTMIFVNSRRLAERLAAAINELAEEEIALAHHGSIAHAQRVAIEDRLKRGQLPAIVATSSLELGIDMGAVDLVVQIEAPPSVASGMQRIGRAGHHIGAPSKGVIFPKFRGDLLACAAATLRMRSGLVETTRYPRNTLDVLAQQMVAIAAMEPLGVDDLYAMVRGAAPFAELPRALFDGVLDLLAGRYPSDEFSELRPRLNWDRLAGTVGPRKTSQRIAVLNAGAIPDRGLYGVFLAAEPGAVGLRVGELDEEMVFETRAGEVFLLGASSWRVLEITRDRVIVTPAPGEPGKMPFWRGDGPGRPLDFGRVVGELTRKLAGAGREETVRALRDEAGLDDRAVSNLLQYIDEQTAAAGEPPTDKTIVVETFLDEIGDWRVVVLSPFGARVHAPWALAIAQRLREQSGLELDLMWSDDGIVLRLPESEPLPGVDALLMGAGEVEDLVVRHLGSTALFASHFRENAARALLLPRRQPGRRTPLWLQRRKSADLLAVASRYERFPILLETYRECLRDVFDVPGLKQLLGEIARQQVRVHAVETDSPSPFAASLMFNYTANFLYEGDAPLAERRAQSLALDHAQLRELLGAADYRELLDADAIDEVALGLQRLDERRVGDADAVHDLLLYLGDLSEHELMQRVQPDAAAAGLATGWVEGLLRARRIIRVRIAGEPRLAAAEDAARLRDALGVQPPPGLPEAFLETGAAPLADLLSRYARTRGPFTAADAAARFGLGEATARGVLETLAAAGRVLRGEFLPGGVGEEWVDAGVLKRIKRLSLARLRKQVEPVAPEVLARFLPVWQGLDKPRRGLDGLLDAVEQLQGAPLAASALERDILPARVVDYLPGQLDELCAAGEVVWRGVEASGPSDGRIALYLADSFPLLAPPATAEEGAAEAAIITALRERGAQFFDELLRSVGGFKHDMIDSLWRLVWSGAVTNDTLAPMRSRLRVSKPASATRSRVRGGRDPRVRFRSRRTSALAGSEGRWSLLPGAEAEALSPTVRQTALVEQLLRRYGVVTRGVVGRETVVGGFGALYPVLRAMEEAGKVRRGYFVEGMGGAQFALPGSEDLLRRDPRIAPDAAIEERVLALSAADPACAYGSLLKWPATRDPAAQLQRTAGAAVLIDAASGQMLAYLARSTRRLATVPSEGGATADDSGDLLAQRLAKLAEATGPLLLDRIDGAPIGESPLCDALRRAGFVSTSRGYLHRGVGRMTRLDVMASRRDPAELDGDLERETE, from the coding sequence TTGAAGCACGCCCCAACCGCCGCCGACGCCCCGGGCCCCTCGGGGATGCAGTCGCTGCACGCCTGCACGCGTGGATGGTTCGAAGACTCGTTCTCGGGGCCCACCGGCATCCAGCGGGCCGCGTGGCCGGTGCTGTCGGCGGGCCGCAGTGGGCTGTTGCTGGCGCCCACCGGGTCGGGGAAGACGCTGGCCGCGTTCCTGGCTGCGATCGACCGGTTGATGTTCCCCCCGGCGGGCGGCGCCGGACCCGACACGCCCCCGGCCAAAGGGGTGCGCGTGCTCTACATCTCGCCGCTGAAGGCGCTGGCGGTCGACATCGACCGCAACCTGCGGGCGCCGCTGGCCGGGATCCACGCCGCGGCCGATCGCTCGGCCACCCCCCACCGCCTGCCGCGGGTTGCGGTGCGTTCGGGCGACACCTCCGCGGCCGAGCGGCGTGAGATCCAGCGCGACCCCCCGGACATCTTGATCACGACCCCCGAGTCGCTGTACCTGATGCTCACGTCGAAGAGCCGCGAGGCGCTGGCGACGGTCGACTCGGTGATCATCGACGAGATCCACGCCGTGGCGGCGACCAAGCGCGGCGTCCACTTGTTCTTGTCGCTCGAGCGGCTAGAGCGGCTGCGGCGCGGGGCGCGGCCCGACGCGGCGCCGCTGCAGCGGATCGGGTTGTCGGCCACCCAGCGGCCGCTGGAGGAGATCGCCCGCCTCTTGGGGGGCGCCGACGCGACGGCCGACCCCGACCTTCCCCCGCGGCCGCGGCCGGTAGAGATCATCGACGCCAGCGAGCCGAAGCGGCTGGAGCTGACCGTTGAGGTGCCGGTGGACGACATGGCCAACCTCAGCCGGCCGCAAGACGTCACGCCGGGCCCCACGTCGGGCCCGTCGGCGCCGCCGTCCATCTGGCCGGCGATCCACCCCCGGCTGGTTGAGCTGATCCGCGGGCACCGCTCGACGATGATCTTCGTCAACAGCCGTCGGCTGGCCGAGCGGCTCGCCGCAGCGATCAACGAGCTGGCCGAAGAAGAAATCGCCCTGGCGCACCACGGCTCGATCGCCCACGCGCAGCGCGTGGCGATCGAAGACCGGCTCAAACGCGGCCAGCTTCCGGCCATTGTCGCGACCAGCTCATTGGAGCTGGGGATCGACATGGGCGCCGTCGACCTGGTCGTGCAAATCGAGGCGCCCCCGTCGGTGGCGTCCGGAATGCAGCGGATCGGCCGCGCGGGGCACCACATCGGGGCGCCCTCCAAGGGGGTGATCTTTCCCAAGTTCCGCGGCGACCTGCTGGCGTGCGCGGCCGCCACGCTGCGGATGCGTAGCGGGCTGGTCGAGACGACGCGCTACCCACGCAACACGCTGGACGTGCTGGCGCAGCAGATGGTGGCCATCGCCGCGATGGAGCCCCTAGGCGTCGACGATCTGTACGCCATGGTCCGCGGCGCGGCGCCGTTCGCCGAGCTCCCGCGCGCGCTGTTCGACGGCGTGCTTGACCTGCTCGCCGGGCGCTACCCCAGCGACGAGTTTTCTGAGCTGCGGCCACGGCTGAACTGGGACCGCCTGGCCGGCACGGTCGGCCCGCGGAAGACCTCGCAGCGGATCGCCGTGCTCAACGCCGGCGCCATCCCCGACCGCGGCCTGTACGGCGTGTTCCTCGCCGCAGAGCCCGGCGCCGTGGGGCTGCGCGTGGGTGAGCTGGACGAAGAGATGGTGTTCGAGACACGGGCCGGCGAGGTGTTCTTGCTGGGGGCGTCGTCGTGGCGGGTGCTAGAGATCACGCGCGACCGGGTGATCGTGACCCCCGCGCCGGGCGAGCCCGGCAAGATGCCCTTCTGGCGCGGCGACGGGCCGGGGCGCCCGCTCGACTTCGGCCGCGTGGTGGGGGAGCTGACGCGCAAGCTCGCGGGCGCCGGCCGTGAGGAGACGGTCCGCGCGCTCCGCGACGAGGCGGGCCTCGACGACCGCGCCGTCAGCAACCTGCTGCAGTACATCGACGAACAAACGGCCGCCGCGGGCGAGCCGCCGACCGACAAGACGATCGTCGTCGAGACGTTCCTCGACGAGATCGGCGACTGGCGCGTGGTGGTGCTCTCGCCGTTCGGCGCGCGGGTGCACGCCCCTTGGGCGCTGGCCATCGCGCAGCGGCTGCGCGAGCAGTCGGGGCTGGAGCTCGACCTGATGTGGTCCGACGACGGCATCGTGCTGCGGCTCCCCGAGAGCGAACCGCTGCCGGGCGTCGACGCGCTGCTGATGGGCGCGGGCGAGGTCGAGGACCTGGTGGTGCGGCACCTGGGCTCGACGGCGCTGTTCGCGTCGCACTTCCGCGAGAACGCGGCCCGGGCGCTGCTGCTGCCCCGGCGGCAGCCGGGCCGGCGGACGCCGCTGTGGCTGCAGCGACGCAAGTCGGCCGACCTGCTGGCGGTCGCCTCGCGGTACGAGCGGTTCCCCATCTTGCTAGAGACCTACCGCGAGTGTCTACGCGACGTGTTCGACGTCCCGGGGCTGAAGCAGCTCTTGGGGGAGATCGCGCGGCAGCAGGTGCGTGTGCACGCGGTGGAGACCGACTCGCCGTCGCCGTTTGCGGCGTCGTTGATGTTCAACTACACGGCCAACTTCCTCTACGAGGGAGACGCGCCGCTGGCAGAGCGGCGGGCACAATCGCTGGCGCTCGACCACGCCCAGCTCCGCGAGCTGCTGGGCGCCGCCGACTACCGCGAGCTGCTGGACGCCGACGCGATCGACGAGGTCGCGCTCGGTTTGCAGCGGCTCGACGAGCGGCGGGTGGGCGACGCCGACGCGGTGCACGACCTGCTGCTCTACCTGGGAGACCTCAGCGAGCACGAGCTGATGCAACGCGTGCAGCCAGACGCGGCGGCGGCCGGATTGGCGACGGGCTGGGTGGAGGGGCTGCTGCGGGCGCGTCGCATCATCCGCGTGCGCATCGCTGGCGAGCCGCGGCTGGCGGCGGCCGAGGACGCGGCGCGGCTGCGCGACGCCCTGGGTGTGCAGCCCCCGCCGGGCCTGCCCGAGGCGTTCCTCGAGACCGGCGCCGCGCCGCTGGCCGATTTGTTGTCGCGCTACGCGCGCACGCGTGGCCCTTTCACCGCGGCCGACGCCGCGGCCCGGTTTGGGCTGGGCGAGGCGACCGCTCGCGGCGTGCTGGAGACGCTCGCCGCGGCGGGCCGCGTGCTGCGGGGAGAGTTCTTGCCCGGCGGCGTGGGCGAAGAGTGGGTCGACGCCGGCGTGCTCAAGCGGATCAAGCGGCTGTCGCTGGCCCGGCTGCGCAAGCAAGTCGAGCCCGTAGCGCCCGAGGTGCTCGCTCGGTTTTTGCCGGTGTGGCAAGGGCTCGACAAGCCGCGTCGCGGGCTCGATGGGCTGCTCGACGCGGTCGAGCAGTTGCAGGGGGCGCCGCTGGCCGCCTCGGCGCTCGAGCGCGACATCCTCCCGGCGCGTGTTGTCGACTACCTGCCGGGGCAGCTCGACGAGCTTTGCGCGGCGGGCGAGGTGGTGTGGCGGGGCGTCGAGGCGTCGGGGCCCAGCGACGGGCGGATTGCGCTCTACCTGGCCGACAGCTTCCCGCTACTGGCCCCGCCGGCGACTGCGGAAGAGGGCGCCGCCGAGGCGGCCATCATTACCGCGCTGCGTGAGCGGGGCGCCCAGTTCTTTGACGAGTTGCTGCGCAGCGTTGGGGGCTTCAAGCACGACATGATCGATTCGCTATGGCGGTTGGTGTGGAGCGGCGCGGTCACCAACGATACGCTGGCGCCGATGCGCTCGCGGCTGCGCGTCTCGAAGCCGGCGAGCGCTACGCGGAGCCGCGTCCGGGGGGGACGCGACCCGCGGGTCCGCTTCCGGTCGCGGCGGACCTCGGCGCTTGCCGGTTCCGAGGGGCGTTGGTCGCTGCTGCCCGGGGCCGAAGCCGAGGCCCTCTCGCCGACCGTCCGGCAGACGGCGCTCGTTGAGCAGCTCTTGCGTCGCTACGGCGTGGTGACGCGCGGGGTCGTGGGTCGCGAGACCGTCGTCGGCGGGTTCGGCGCGCTCTACCCGGTGCTCCGCGCGATGGAAGAAGCGGGCAAGGTGCGGCGTGGCTACTTTGTCGAAGGGATGGGGGGCGCCCAGTTCGCGCTGCCGGGCTCAGAGGACCTGCTGCGTCGCGATCCCCGGATCGCCCCCGACGCGGCCATCGAAGAGCGGGTGCTGGCGCTCTCGGCCGCGGACCCGGCCTGCGCCTACGGGTCGCTGCTGAAGTGGCCCGCCACGCGCGACCCCGCCGCCCAGCTGCAACGCACCGCCGGCGCCGCGGTGCTGATCGACGCCGCGAGCGGGCAGATGCTGGCCTACCTCGCCCGGTCGACGCGGCGCTTGGCGACGGTCCCCAGCGAAGGGGGCGCTACCGCCGACGACTCCGGCGACCTGCTCGCTCAGCGGCTGGCCAAGCTGGCCGAAGCGACCGGCCCGCTGCTGCTGGACCGCATCGACGGCGCGCCGATCGGCGAGTCGCCGCTGTGCGACGCGCTGCGGCGGGCGGGGTTCGTCTCGACCAGCCGCGGCTACCTCCACCGCGGCGTCGGCCGGATGACGCGGCTCGACGTGATGGCGTCGCGTCGCGACCCGGCAGAGCTGGACGGCGATCTCGAACGCGAAACAGAGTAG
- a CDS encoding Gfo/Idh/MocA family protein, with translation MTPNTNSDRRGFLKTSLAGGAALATPYFFSTPRALGAELASDKVNIGIIGAGGMATGNINAAKDWLNVVAVSDVDAGRARQFNKRFAGGKAELHEDYRAILDRKDIGVIHIATPDHWHTKPLIEAMLAGKDVYCEKPLTLTIDEGKQIRKVQKETGRIVQVGTQQRSTFRLFTKAMAIVADGRLGKITQVQAAIGGAPTSPAIPVADAPEGLNWDRWLGPVPSADYRYLSNRGKRGFTNGHYEFRWWYEYSGGKLTDWGAHHVDICNWALKLNGQTDGPLSIEGDATHPVDFKDGKAVLNDRYNTATKFNFTVKYPGGTEMIIRDDTDNGALITGDKGRIFVNRGKLVGAPVDELKDNPLPEGAIQAAYKGLPMEGNERGAHWASFLYCAREQKEPISDVHSHMEMLNVCHMAGISARLGRGFQWDNATEQVVGDEQANSMLARPYREGYEIEQG, from the coding sequence ATGACCCCCAACACCAACTCCGACCGCCGCGGCTTCCTCAAGACGTCGCTCGCCGGCGGCGCCGCGCTCGCCACCCCCTACTTCTTCTCGACCCCGCGTGCGTTGGGCGCCGAGCTCGCAAGCGACAAGGTGAACATCGGCATCATCGGCGCAGGGGGCATGGCCACGGGCAACATCAACGCGGCGAAGGATTGGCTGAACGTCGTCGCCGTCTCCGACGTCGACGCGGGCCGCGCCCGCCAGTTCAACAAGCGGTTTGCCGGCGGCAAAGCCGAGCTGCACGAGGACTACCGCGCCATCCTCGACCGCAAAGACATCGGCGTCATCCACATCGCCACCCCCGACCACTGGCACACCAAGCCGCTGATCGAGGCGATGCTGGCCGGCAAGGACGTCTACTGCGAGAAGCCGCTGACCCTCACCATCGACGAAGGGAAGCAGATCCGCAAAGTGCAGAAGGAGACCGGCCGGATCGTTCAGGTAGGCACCCAGCAACGCAGCACGTTCCGGCTGTTCACCAAGGCGATGGCGATCGTCGCCGACGGCCGGCTGGGCAAGATCACTCAGGTGCAGGCCGCCATCGGCGGCGCCCCCACCAGCCCCGCCATCCCCGTGGCCGATGCGCCCGAGGGCCTCAACTGGGACCGCTGGCTCGGCCCCGTGCCGTCGGCCGACTACCGGTACCTTTCGAACCGTGGCAAGCGCGGCTTCACCAACGGGCACTACGAGTTCCGCTGGTGGTACGAGTACTCCGGCGGCAAGCTGACCGACTGGGGCGCCCACCACGTCGACATCTGCAACTGGGCCCTCAAGCTCAACGGCCAGACCGACGGCCCCCTCTCGATCGAAGGCGACGCCACGCACCCGGTCGACTTCAAGGACGGCAAGGCGGTGCTGAACGACCGCTACAACACCGCCACGAAGTTCAACTTCACCGTGAAGTACCCCGGCGGGACCGAGATGATCATCCGCGACGACACCGACAACGGCGCCCTGATCACCGGCGACAAGGGCCGCATCTTCGTCAACCGCGGCAAGCTGGTGGGCGCCCCGGTAGACGAACTGAAGGACAACCCGCTCCCCGAGGGCGCCATCCAGGCCGCCTACAAGGGGCTGCCGATGGAGGGCAACGAACGCGGCGCCCACTGGGCCAGCTTCTTGTACTGCGCCCGCGAGCAAAAAGAGCCCATCTCCGATGTCCACTCCCACATGGAGATGCTCAACGTCTGCCACATGGCGGGCATCTCGGCCCGGCTCGGCCGCGGCTTTCAGTGGGACAACGCCACGGAGCAGGTCGTCGGCGACGAGCAGGCCAACAGCATGCTGGCCCGGCCCTACCGCGAGGGCTACGAGATCGAGCAGGGCTAA
- a CDS encoding ABC transporter substrate-binding protein: MFYVGLDDTDMPDTPGTNQLARHVVQRLAGRWRGRLITRHQLLEDPRVPCTRKNGCVAVSFDPLDAADALAGGDELLAGAIAELMAPWCPVGSDPGLCVCVGEPPAPVVAFGLECKRELVDQPRARGLAAQHGILLRGLGGTQDGVIGALAAIGLAASRDDGRVIYNGAAERDHFDVSGDHAVATLGVFGVDEVRRLDNQRGVDDGVVALGKRLRPNYRAGKIVLYVLPSQQEGIDWDAQRVL, translated from the coding sequence GTGTTCTACGTTGGCCTCGACGACACCGACATGCCCGACACGCCCGGCACCAACCAGTTGGCGCGGCACGTGGTGCAGCGGCTCGCGGGGCGGTGGCGTGGGCGCCTGATCACCCGGCACCAGCTTCTGGAAGACCCGCGCGTTCCTTGCACCCGCAAGAACGGCTGCGTGGCGGTCTCGTTCGATCCGCTCGACGCTGCCGACGCGCTGGCCGGGGGCGACGAACTTCTGGCGGGAGCGATCGCCGAGTTGATGGCCCCCTGGTGCCCCGTCGGCAGCGACCCGGGGCTGTGCGTTTGCGTGGGCGAGCCGCCGGCGCCGGTCGTCGCGTTCGGCCTAGAGTGCAAACGCGAGCTGGTCGACCAGCCAAGGGCACGCGGCCTAGCCGCCCAGCACGGCATCCTGCTGCGCGGCCTGGGGGGGACCCAGGACGGGGTGATCGGCGCGCTGGCCGCGATCGGCCTGGCGGCCTCACGCGACGACGGCCGCGTGATCTACAACGGCGCCGCCGAGCGCGACCACTTCGACGTGTCGGGCGATCACGCCGTGGCTACGCTGGGCGTGTTCGGGGTCGACGAGGTCCGCCGGCTCGACAACCAACGGGGGGTCGACGACGGCGTGGTTGCGCTCGGCAAGCGGCTGCGGCCCAACTACCGGGCGGGCAAGATCGTGCTGTACGTCCTCCCCAGCCAACAGGAGGGGATCGACTGGGATGCCCAACGCGTGCTGTAA
- a CDS encoding right-handed parallel beta-helix repeat-containing protein: MRPASLIFFFGAVLSAALHAQCAEPVEPSGPAASFYVATDGSDAWSGALPEPNQDRTDGPFATLARTRDAVRGLPQDRREADVLVHIRGGVYRLDETVRFGLEDSGRGDATVTYAAYPGEKPVFSSGQAVGDWRQAPDSLPGLPEAARGKVKVADVSRRFYTLYDSDGPLPRARTAGFIPLDGGSRNALRFPRGRLREWANVEDVEIIVRPHHAWIVNVLPLTSVDEQTQTARTSLDATYAMNRLHFLKETPSCWVENVLEGLDEPGEWVLNTDEGKLYLWPRGDSPVVAPRLTELILVEGEVDKAGPSDTPVRNLCFRGLTFMHGERYLLSKDDAGLQHDWDMHDKANALVRLRGAERCAIQQCRFAHSGSGAVRIDLHGQQNEVSGNHIEQMGGAGVLLCGYGPGTKDVNHHNVVTNNHIHHVGRIYSHSPGIMVWQSGENRVANNLIHHTPYTGVIISGCMTDFFAKRGRELGRTIRRHEVVGLPARPTLDDVRPYLHTRGNQIELNEIHHVMQQLGDGNAIYVRGAGPGNVIRRNYVHHMVAPMIMQCAIRTDGGQTDTLIAENLIYKCVSQGIMLKLNNRCENNIVADIIAPPRGYYLAVREGPMTGAVIKQNIFYSSGTECVFIDELPPAGRSASEDRRGRGLARSKDADTDYNLYFCAADPQLGEAMLAKQRADGVDQHSLAVDPLFVDPESGDFRFKPGSPALGLGIKPIDWSRCGLLKSEN, encoded by the coding sequence ATGCGGCCAGCGAGCTTGATCTTCTTTTTCGGCGCCGTGCTCTCGGCCGCGCTACACGCCCAGTGTGCCGAGCCCGTCGAACCGAGCGGCCCCGCCGCCAGCTTCTATGTAGCGACCGACGGCTCGGACGCCTGGTCGGGCGCCCTGCCCGAGCCGAACCAGGACCGAACCGATGGGCCCTTCGCCACCCTAGCGCGGACGCGGGACGCCGTGCGGGGGTTGCCCCAAGACCGCCGTGAGGCCGACGTGTTGGTGCACATCCGCGGCGGCGTCTACCGCTTAGATGAAACCGTGCGGTTCGGCCTTGAGGACTCGGGCCGCGGCGACGCCACCGTGACGTACGCGGCCTACCCGGGAGAGAAGCCCGTGTTCAGTTCGGGGCAAGCGGTAGGGGATTGGCGCCAAGCGCCCGACTCGCTGCCGGGCCTGCCAGAGGCGGCGCGCGGCAAGGTGAAGGTCGCCGACGTCTCGCGGCGGTTCTACACCCTGTACGATTCCGACGGCCCCCTGCCACGGGCGCGCACGGCCGGCTTCATCCCGCTGGACGGGGGGAGCCGCAACGCGTTGCGTTTCCCGCGGGGCCGGCTGAGAGAGTGGGCGAACGTCGAAGACGTCGAGATCATCGTCCGCCCCCACCACGCCTGGATCGTGAACGTGCTGCCGCTGACGTCGGTCGACGAGCAGACGCAAACCGCCCGCACTTCGCTCGACGCCACCTACGCGATGAACCGGCTCCACTTCCTCAAAGAGACGCCGTCGTGCTGGGTGGAGAACGTGCTCGAAGGGCTCGACGAGCCGGGTGAGTGGGTGCTGAACACAGACGAGGGGAAGCTGTACCTGTGGCCGCGGGGCGACTCGCCCGTTGTGGCGCCTCGGTTGACGGAGCTGATCCTGGTTGAGGGCGAGGTCGACAAGGCGGGGCCCAGCGACACGCCGGTGCGCAACCTGTGCTTCCGCGGCCTGACGTTCATGCACGGCGAGCGCTACCTGCTTAGCAAGGACGACGCCGGGCTGCAGCACGACTGGGACATGCACGACAAGGCCAACGCGCTGGTCCGCCTGCGGGGCGCCGAGCGGTGCGCGATCCAGCAGTGCCGCTTTGCCCACAGCGGCAGCGGGGCCGTGCGTATCGACCTGCACGGGCAGCAGAACGAGGTCTCCGGGAACCACATCGAGCAGATGGGGGGCGCCGGCGTGCTGCTGTGCGGCTACGGCCCGGGGACCAAGGACGTCAACCACCACAACGTCGTTACAAACAACCACATCCACCACGTCGGCCGAATCTACTCCCACTCGCCCGGCATCATGGTCTGGCAGAGCGGCGAGAACCGTGTGGCGAACAACCTGATCCACCACACCCCCTACACCGGCGTGATTATCAGCGGGTGCATGACCGACTTCTTCGCCAAACGCGGTCGGGAGCTCGGCCGAACCATCCGCCGGCACGAGGTGGTCGGCCTGCCGGCCAGGCCGACGCTGGACGACGTGCGTCCCTACCTGCACACGCGTGGCAACCAGATCGAGCTCAACGAGATCCACCACGTCATGCAGCAGTTGGGGGACGGCAACGCCATCTACGTGCGCGGCGCGGGCCCGGGCAACGTGATCCGCCGCAACTACGTCCACCACATGGTCGCCCCGATGATCATGCAGTGCGCCATCCGCACCGACGGCGGCCAGACAGACACCCTGATCGCCGAGAACCTGATCTACAAGTGCGTTTCCCAGGGCATCATGCTGAAGCTGAACAACCGCTGCGAGAACAACATCGTGGCAGACATCATCGCGCCGCCACGCGGCTACTACCTGGCGGTGCGCGAGGGCCCCATGACGGGCGCGGTGATCAAGCAGAACATCTTCTACTCCTCCGGCACGGAGTGCGTCTTTATCGACGAGCTGCCCCCCGCCGGGCGGAGCGCTTCGGAAGACCGCCGGGGGCGGGGGCTGGCGCGCTCCAAGGACGCCGACACCGACTACAACCTCTACTTCTGCGCGGCCGATCCCCAGTTGGGCGAGGCGATGCTGGCCAAGCAGCGGGCCGACGGCGTCGACCAGCACAGCCTGGCCGTGGACCCGTTGTTCGTCGACCCAGAAAGCGGCGACTTCCGCTTCAAGCCCGGCTCGCCCGCGCTCGGGCTGGGCATTAAGCCGATCGACTGGTCGCGGTGCGGACTTCTCAAATCAGAAAACTAG